DNA from Kryptolebias marmoratus isolate JLee-2015 linkage group LG8, ASM164957v2, whole genome shotgun sequence:
CACCTTTACTAAAGAACTGAACCACCTGAAATCACGTAAAACTCAGACTGATTGACACTGAAGAATCTTATCAAGACCTTAAAAAAACGCAtcaaatgacctttgacctcagggCATGTTGTCTTGAAAAGTCTGGAATTTGAATGTAACGTTTTCCAGCTTTACATACatttggaataaaacaaaaaaaacaaagtaaggGAAATATTAGAGTTTCTGTTACCTCTATTTTACCTTTTGCATTTTCTACAAGTAAAAATGTAAGAGTTCCTGAAATGAGCGGGGCAGATAGACGTGAACACAGACACCATAAAGTCAgctctttcggctgctcccttcttcagagGTCGCCACACCAACGATTTGGCatcggatgcccttcctgacgcaacctgggctcgaacctggagtctcaggattacaagaccacagcactgaccagCAATAAATCCAGAATAAATAATACAGATGGTTCTTCGCTGTGGGACATCCCATAATGTCATCAGGGGAAATGCTGCTTAGCAGACACGCATATAAAGCTCCATGTAGTTGATTACATTCGTTATGAGTAAAATGGgaagtataaataaatatatattcataGAAAGATGTTATAAAATGTACTAAGTATATTAAGTAACACATATTTGCAGTTTGTTGTGGtaaaaaaattgtataaattctcaataaaaatgttttcacttatgtccgtctgccccagggcagctgtggctacaaagTAGCTCACcatcatcagtgtgtgaatttgaggatgaatgggtggatgactgATTAGTGTGAAGCgatttggggtccttggactagataaagagctgtacaagtgcaggccatttaccattttttgtcttggcacaataattttatgttactattttattgaaaagtttaaatgaaacagaGCAGCACTCGAAGAAGCTCTGatagattcagcctctctaaaatcctctttttatccccagtcctcttactgacttCTTGTcaattaatctaattagttacaaaatgctcctccagctgtttcttattcttacatttacagccttttgttgctccgtCCCATCTTTTTTGACATGTGATGTcaccatcaaattcaaaaatcaCCTTATTTTACTGTGtaacaaaagatgaaaataagaaaaaaattatctaaaaaatTCAGTTAATCACAataaatttacagacattttgatgttaaaaattgatcaaaatcaaactgaatttttggtaatttgagtctggaaaagtttgtaaaatgagcagaaactcTGGCTGCTGAAGGTGATCTTTACAtctttttgaataaatgtgaCCTGAACTTGGatttatatttaagtttaaTGACAGATGTTACACAAAGGGATTTTAAACTTGCTAAAACAAACTTCGATGTGTAAATTATTCTGTAGCTTTACTGTACTGACATGTaaccaacacacaaacacaaacctgactcagttctgTTTATGAGCGCAACTATAAAACAGAGACgcatctggattttttttactaaaaagccaaagtttattttaacaaaatacttCTTCATGGTAAGACATAGGAAATATAATTTACATCtttctggtggaaaaaaaaatacatttatttacaaaaaacatcctCGGTTTTGGGTCTCATTTCTTTCCGAACCTCAGGAAGTCCGTGAGGTCTGAAGGTTTAAAGTGCAGACTAAGTGAAAACGTGTCTCTTGTATAAATACCGGCTCAGATGAGTTCATGTTGGCTGTAATAACCCGGAACGAAGAGTCCGGCCCGTGAAGCCCAGTCTGCCCACAGTTTCTCCACGGGCTTCTTTTTGCTCTCTGATGTGGCGGTTTCTGCTAAAGACCAGATCTTTGGTTTTTGGCTGATGGGGGTTTTGCTCTCCAAAGCTGAAGGTGTAACACCAGGACCTTCCCCCCCGGGTTCCCGGTCCTCCCGCTCCTCCTGCTCGgcgctctgctgctgctgagtctCCAAGCGCGCCTCCGCGCGCACGGAGCTCTCCGGCGCGCCCCGGACCTGTTCCCCCGCGGCCGCGCGCTCACCCTGAGCTTCGTCCCCGTCGTCCGGGTGACACTTGTCTTCATCGCTGTCTCCCTCctgctcctcgtcctcctcgtctgACTTGGGCCTGGACGCCCAGCTGAGCCGGTTCTCCTTCTTCAGGCGGCGCCGCGCGTTGGCGAACCACGTGGACACCTGCGTCAGGCTCATCTTGGTGATGATGGCCAGCATGATCTTCTCGCCCTTGGTGGGGTACGGGTTCTTCAGGTGCTCGTTGAGCCAGGCCTTCAAGGCGCACGTGCTCTCCCGGGTGGCCACCTTGGCCGCCCTGCCCACATCCTCGGCCGCGGGCGGGCGGTACGGGGGGTAGAACAGCGCCCCGCGCGCCAGGAGAGCGTGGTGGTACGGGGAGGGGGCCTTCAGGTCGAAGCCGCCGCTCTGGGAAACAGACAGAGTGAGGAATGAGCCTTGGAACGCGTGAAAGGGCAGGATCTCTGAGGACCGTGTGCCTGACGGACTCACCATGATGTGCCTGTGCTGCGGATACGGGAGGATGTTGTACCCCTGCAGACCTGGGTACGTGACAGGAACCCCAGCTGCCAGGGCGGCCAGGTGCTGAGCCTGCTGCTGCACACCCGGGGGCCCCCCCAGCACCGGGACCTGGTACCCAGCGGGCATCCCGACGCTGCTCCTCTCCAAGAGGAAGTTCCCAAATCCAGTTTGTGATGCGGGCATGTCTCCTGCGTCCCAGAGATCCTGGAAACGTCTGGGTGGCTTTACGAGCTCCTATTTATACGCCCCCTGGCTGCCAGCGTGTGTGggaggtggtgggggtgggggcagGTCCCACTGGTGTTGACTGACAGCCACCTTGAAAGGACCTCTGGCTTTCACTAAGCAACAAATCCCTTCAAAGACGCTCCTCTCTGCTGCGCCTTTAATCTGATAACCGAACATCAACagaacttttttccccctttccttTTAAATATTCCCAAACTCATAAACTGCGACTCCTACAACTTTAAGAAGCGACAAGGCCCCACGTTTGGGACACCCTAGCTATGTTCTTTATTATCACTTATTTCCCCCACTGTTTGATGtcgtgttttgcttttttgttttgttttttatgaggATTCTAACGCTTCTCGTGTCTGGCACTGATCCGCGTAAAGTGGAGAGAAAATGTCCTGAATCTGGTTCACAGCTTCCTGTGAACCAGTCACGTCTCTGCTGTCACCTACATGAGCTTCACAGATCAGCGCTTGTGTGGATTCAGTCGGGGCTGCGCAACGTCACCGATTTCCGCGCAAGAtccaataaaaaccaacaaacggGGGGACGGTTTTACGCGCGCGTAAAAGTCTCACTGAGAGAGAGTTTAGTTACTGTaggttttttgtatttttgtttttttatttatttttgtgtgtgtgtgtgtgtggttgggggGGGGTGTCTTTCAGTAAATGTCTGGAACAGGACCGGCCCGGAACCGAGCCCTGTGTTCCTGAAACCGAGCCGAAACAAACGGCCTCTCTGCAGCATCTCGGTGGATCTGACGGGAGTGGGAGCAGGTTAGGTGAAACAGGTGTCGCCTAACGCATATGATAAttgtcagaaaacaaatgttgtgtTGGCGTGTCAGAGAGAAGAGAAGAATacacttcttcttctctttcagtcccagttttagatcagtttttgttaaatgaagcTGAGGTCGCTTTTctgccattattattattttttttagagttcTTGATTTCCGGGGTTGGAGGTGGAGGGTCAGCGGTGGCTGCAGCAGAGCTTCATCAAGTTCCAGAAGCTGGAAATCCAGTTAAAACGAAAACTTGCAGAGATGGAATTAagcattcagtttttgttggtCTTGTCTGGCTGTTGgttctgtagattttttttaaacacaaaaacttctGATGTTTTCCCCTCTATGACACTGAATGgcgcacattttattttgtgaattttggtttatattattctttaaaaaaacaaaaaacaataatgctTAGAACACGTTTCTCCacactctgctttttgaatttaaaaagaagcttttaaatCGCCTCTAATATGTTACCTAAACACGCAAACACGTGCAACATCCACTTAATGTCTGTGATTTTATGAAattttacttgatttttttacatttaagagCAAAATTAAACTTCCAAAAtgtggcagaaaaacacaatttaagcAAAACGTTTGCGTCTGCCTTTTTTGTAGAAACCTCATCTTGAACATTTCTGACCTAATACAGTAAGATATAATGATATCAATTATAGATAACGATTGGATTTAGTCggagctgctgtttgtggagGGATTGATCTGTAAAGATGTGTCTGTTCATTTAAACTGCAGGAGGGGAGAAAGCATCAGTTTAATGTTGGAATCATTGATGCctcattttggtgtttgcaaAGAAAAGTAAGATTAACAGCAGTTTATTCAAAGTTTGATGGtgaaaatcagagaaaaataatcttattttaacTCCTACATACATACTTCCATCTTTTGATTTCTGACTCTTTGTCaaagtaaaattgtttttattttccttcacatatttaatttaattgtaggcctagatttatttgaaaaagtGACAAAGTCAGTGCACTGGTATAGTTTAGTCATGCAGGCCCAACCCTTCTGATTGGTCCTTTTCAAATGTGAGGTATGTGTTGGATATTAGATATTTTATCTTTGTATATATAAGTTCTGGGGAGATAACAGATGATTGATTACCTGACTCAAACTGTGGAAACAGCAGAAGatgcaaataaaatactttaatagtTATGCCAAATTGTGtgcattattttccttttaagtGTAAAATTCCTCTTATTTACCAGCTCCGAGTACTAATTTCCTTCAGGATAAAATCTGAAATCTAACAAATTATCTTTGCGTAAATTATTGAAGATCACAGGAACCATCCAAGTAGTTGTTCCTTAATTTGCTGCACGAATAGAATTCATGAATATAAATTGATCTTGTCTGATGGTGAACAATAAATGTTGTCTCCATTTAGaatgaaacaacattttgatTTCCTTTTACCGGCACGTCTTTGTTTGCCACCAACATGTCACCTTCTAAACAGATTGGGAGGTTTCCTTTAAATTCTTTTGAAGTCTCGATAGTTTGGTTTTACTGATAGCGTTATGTGCAGATCTAACTGAAGGCCATTTCAGAGATTTAAAGAATGAGTGGACCAGGATGCAGAAACTATCTGTCAGAATGATGTGAAAAATGGAGGTAAAGTCTCTCCTGATCAGGTTTTAACttcttaaaacaataaaacaatgaaacttGCAGTTTGTGATTAATATTTCAAGCTTTAAgttttgatttctgtttaaCTAAATAATTTGCTGGCTTGATTTAGCTtctcttcccccccccctctgatGTCTTATAGATCACAAAATCTGTTGCCTAATATAAATGAATCGGCAGGGGTTTAAAGCAGGTTAAGACCCTAATGGAAGCAGAAAGAGCTGCTGCAGtagctacagaaaaaaagaaaaagaaaacggtCAAGATGGAAGGAGGGGAGGAATTTATTTAGGTGGGGTTCACATGGCCTAAAGCAAATTTGTCCAGGAGCAACAATGGGTCAACCAGAGAGcaaagagaagcagagagaggaggcTTACGGCATCAGTATCTACATCTGTCGACACAAACAGCTCAGGGCTGCAGCTTTTGTCCTGCCCGCGGAAcctctttcattttcttcctcttttggCAGCTCCGCCACAATGCAGGTGTGGGTCCTGCTCCGACAGGTTTTGCTTGCACTGTTTGCTCTCAGGATGTCGGTCGTTTACATGACAGATAAGTGACCAAATGGAAGACGATTGTCCTCAGACGCCCGAAGAGCTAAAACAGGGGACCTTAAAAAGAGACACTGTCTTTATCTCTGATGCTACTTGGAAGAGCCTCTGCAATGAAACTATAGTCTTTCCTCCTTCATGTGGAAACCCTCTGCAACTCCCTAACCTTGGTTCTGGTTCGGAATAAAAGGGAGAATGACTGATCCACCGAGCAGGGGCAGACAAAAGCTGGAGGTGTGAGCTCAATTAAAGGCCGTCCTCTACCTGCAAGCTGATAAAAGAGACTAAACATGCAATTAGAATAGCTGCTGGGTAGGTGTGAACAAGACAACAAAAGCCCGGAGAGAATCCACACAGTCTTTGACACCTTTTGcttgttagtttatttttttatttcttattttgaaaaggttgACGAAGGCTCGTAGAAACTGGGCCTGAGGGAGTAAAGAGTCACTTTGCCAGGGTGTagtttcagtttctctttatttactCTGAAAATCAAATAGGACAGCTCAAATTTAGGaggaatttaacagaaaaaaaggacaactcACGCAGCTGACAACAGATACACGCTGATCTCCAGTCAGCCCTCAAGTTCCCACTAATAGGATTTTCCTGGGGCTTCAACACAAATGGGAGATGTAAGCAAAGTGTGAATGTTATCAAGCTCTGCCACCTCTTTACTATTACCAccctccctctccagctccccCTTCCACTCTTCGTCCTTTGTCATTACTCTTATCAGGGCCACTCTATCATTCTTTGAAAATAATAGCGGCACTGAAATGTAAGTATGTCTTTGTTTTGGGCCGGCCAGCGGCCCGCCTCCCAGCTCCCCCCCTGAGCGTGGCCTGATTGACGGCCCGCCGCTGGGTGACTGACAGGCGGCGTTGGTTGGACGGTGAGGGCCGCTGTGACAGCTGGGGCTGCTGTGCAGGGCCCCCGCTGTTGCCCCCACAGGACACACCAGCTAGATTCCTGGGCCGGTTTGCCGGATCCCGGTCAGAACAGTTTTCCCTGCCTGTGAGCTCGGTTAGCTTGCTGCACTCTGTTTACCCCCCTCAGCTGGAAGCTTCGGCTGCACATGTGTGCAACACAGAAGAGGGCCTTATTTGTGGAACAACTCGGCCACATACATAGAGCATCAAAGAGGCAGAAATGCCACCTTCATTTAGCCCCCAGGGTAAATGAAGGTGgcatttgctgtttgtttgtctgggtttccttcctGGACCTGTGCCTGCAACCCAACCAAGGATAAGCAAGAGAAAATCTATGTtctatgtatgtatgtatggatgtatgtatgtatggatgtatgtatgtatgtatg
Protein-coding regions in this window:
- the irx7 gene encoding iroquois homeobox 7, which encodes MPASQTGFGNFLLERSSVGMPAGYQVPVLGGPPGVQQQAQHLAALAAGVPVTYPGLQGYNILPYPQHRHIMSGGFDLKAPSPYHHALLARGALFYPPYRPPAAEDVGRAAKVATRESTCALKAWLNEHLKNPYPTKGEKIMLAIITKMSLTQVSTWFANARRRLKKENRLSWASRPKSDEEDEEQEGDSDEDKCHPDDGDEAQGERAAAGEQVRGAPESSVRAEARLETQQQQSAEQEEREDREPGGEGPGVTPSALESKTPISQKPKIWSLAETATSESKKKPVEKLWADWASRAGLFVPGYYSQHELI